TTTTTTAGTTTTATTTGTTTTTTATCGCGAATCAAATTTGTTTTCAACACTCAAAACGCCTTATATAATGAGGCTACTTCTATAATCCCTTACGCCTTACGTAGTAAAAAGTTCTTTTTTCTAAGCAATATAAAATAAAATAATTTTCTAATTCATTTACATAAAAATAACTATAATAATTTTTTAAATTGTTTAAATCTATATAAAAATAATCAAAATACTTTTCTTGACTAAAATTATTGGCTGTCAGTGTAAATTCAAACATTCTTTGAGTGATAGAGTCAGGTGGGCATTTTGCCCATTTTGAAGTTAAAATTTTATCGCTGAACTCTTTTTCTTCCCAACTTTCACTATAATTTGGATAATTTAAGTCTAAAAAAATAGTATCTACTTTGTACAAATAAATTTCAAATAATTCTCCATGAAAACTTAATCCTAAGTAATCGACCTCACAGACTTTTTCTATATTCCCTTTGTGCTTACCAAAGAGTTTTTGAAAATCTCGCTCTTTTAGGGGGCTAAAAGATAAGTGGTTTATATACAGAGCGGTTATTGCAAAACATATAAATAAAAACGATATAAATAATTTTGTTTTCATATTTAATAAGTTATATATTTTTGATTGTTTTAGTATAGCACATTTAAAAGTTAGTAAAATTAAAAGTTTGTAAAAGAAATAAAATATAGATAATAAATTAATATTAAAAATGTTACTCTAATTGATTAAACTTTTTCTTCCACAAAAATATATTTTCTCTAAATTTCTCTAAAATTAGATTTTTGTTCTCGTCAAAAATAGAGGGCGTATTAAGTTCTAAAATTCCATCTAAATCTGTTTTAGCAAGCTCTATCAATAACGAACCACCTAAACCATTTTCAACCAAACACTCCAAAAATAAGATGCGCTCACCTATGTTTTTTGCGATATACTCATCTATCAAATAAGGGTCTATGCCTACATGAAGGGCATTGAGCGTATCCGCATATTGCAGAATTTCTTTTTTGATGCGTACAACTTCATACAGAGAGTCTATCTGATGGTTAAACGTATTTGCATCAGCTACAAATAAATAACAATGTCCAGTGCTTAATCCAAATTTATTTCCCTGATTATCAAATCTATCTATGTGAGAGTTTGAAAAAGCAAGTATATCTAAAAAAATATGCCCTAAAGAAGATTGACCAATACTTTTTCCATAACGAGGAAGAGAGATATTTTCCAACAGAATTTGTTGCATGAGTTTTATTCTATCTTGTTTATTCAATTTATGATAAAGTGTGTAAGATTTACTATAAAAAAGACTATCTATGTCATTAAAAAACAAAATAGTTTGATAACGGTTCGTAATCACAAGTCTTTTAGGCTTAGTTTTCTGCCAAGCGATTTCTTTCTCTAACTTTGCGGCTTCTACCGAATCGTAGGCAAGATAAATTCTATACTCTGCTGTTTTTATTTCTTGGTAGGACACTTTTTGTGCTTGTAAAGAAAGGAAAATACAGTACGGTAATATAGTAAAAAAAATATTTTGTTTTATTTTCATGTTAATAAGTTGAGTTTTTATAAAACAAATAGCTAATAATTTGTATCATATACGACAGAGATACAAGCAGATGCAGCCCACTCTCAACCTTTTTCAGTTCAAGAAATATTTTGTATCTGCGATTTTATCCCACCCCATATTAAAAAAAACACGCCACCTATCAATGCCAACATACCTATAATAAATACAAGTAAGACCAGCCAAAGGACAATTTTGTTACTTTCTTTGTGTGAAGTAGCATAGTATCTTTGTAATAAAGTAAGGTTTCTTTTGTTTGCTTTGAAGGCAAAGTCGAAGAAATCTCCTAAAAAGGGAAGCAAACCTACTAAATAATCTACCAAAATATTACCTAACATTTTAAATAAAACAGAAAGACTCACGCCATGCCTAACAACGGCAATGAGCATAGAGGCAGAGATGGCAAAGCTCAATAAATCGCCTACCATAGGAATCATGCCAATTAGGGGGTCTAAGCCAAAACGGACGTTCGTGGCAGGAATCCCAAAAGCCTCATCTAAAATTTGGCTACTGCGTTCTATCCAGCGCAATTCGGCAGGCAGAGTCGCTTGTTGTGGATTTTTTGAGAGATTATTTTGTGGTTTCATACGAAAAAGAAAAGCGAAAAATAGAAAAGCTATGTAAATTTGGCACTCAAAACCTATTCCAACCCAATCCTATGCAAGTCATTTCAATAGAACAATTATACGAAATTTATCTCAAACATCGGGTTATTTCCACAGATACGCGCCATTTGCCTGCAAATTGTCTTTTTTTCGCGCTTAAAGGCAAAAATTTCAACGGCAACGCCTTTGCCAAAGATGCCCTGCTCAAAGGGGCGGCTTTTGTGGTTATCGACCAAGCCGAGTTTTGCCCCGAATCGCCTTGGGCAGAGCGCACACTCTTAGTCGCTGACGTATTGGAGAGCTTACAAAAGTTGGCTAATTTTCATAGAAAAAAGCAAAATATTCCTTTTATAGGGCTAACAGGTAGCAACGGCAAAACAACGAGCAAAGAACTTTTAAAAACCGTTTTGGCAAAAAAATATAAAGTTTATGCCACAGAAGGTAACTTGAATAATCATATTGGCGTGCCGCTGACCCTTTTGCGTCTGCCCAAAGAAGCAGAAATTGCCGTTATCGAGATGGGGGCAAATAAGGTAGGCGATATTGCCCAACTTTGCGACATCGCCGAGCCTACACACGGTTTTATCACCAATATCGGCTATGCGCACATCGAGGGTTTTGGCAGTTATGAAGGCGTTTTGAGAGGAAAAACCGAACTATATCAGTTTCTACGAAGCCACAACGGAACAGTTTTTATTCATTCACAAGATGAGGTACTTTCGAATATGGCAAAAAGATTTGAAAATCCTATTTTATATGGAACAAAAAATGATTATGCTTTTCTAACGTTAGAAAAGGTAAGTCCCTTTATCGTCTATCGCGACGAAGAAGACCAGCAGGTGCAGACGCAACTTATCGGAAGCTACAATTTCCCTAATCTCGCTATCGCTTGGGCAATCGGAAAATACTTTGGCGTTTCGCAAAAACAGGCAAATGAAGCCTTAGCAAGCTATATTCCCGACAATAATCGTTCTCAAATTATAGAAAAAACCAAACAACAAAATAAAATTATTTTAGATGCTTACAATGCAAACCCCAGCAGCGTGGCGGCGGCATTGCAAAATTTTGATAGCATAGAGAGTAATTTGCCAAAAATTGCTATCTTAGGCGATATGTACGAATTGGGGAATATCGCGCAAAGCGAGCATCGCAAGATAATTGATTTAGCAAAAAGTTTGAAAATAGACCTGATTCTACTCTGCGGCAAGCATTACGGCGAGGCACTTTCCCCCAGCGAGTCGGTTTTGCACTTCGAAATGAAAAACGATTTAGTGCAATATTTACAACAAAAAACAATCGCGCAGAGTTTAGTTCTCATCAAGGCTTCACGCGGCTTAGGCTTGGAAACCTTAGTGGAGAGTCTTTAATTTTTATTTTACCTACACAAAACTAATAGTTTTTCTATTAGTTTTGTGTACTTTCTCTCAAACTATTTTATGAAAGAACTAACCCTTGCACAACTTATCGAGCGTGCTTATTTACAACTTATTGAAAAATTGATAGGTTGGTATGATGAATTGATAAAACTTTTTCCTAATCTTCTGTTAGCAATATTAGTTATTTTCTTTGTCAATTATCTTGCCATTGGTGCAAAACGTGTCGTAGAAAAGGTTGTTAGGCGTTTGAGTAGCAGTCCGCAGGTGCTTTCTGTGGTGCGCGGCATTGTTTTTTATTTGGTTTGGATTGCAGGTCTGATGGTCGCGCTCAATGTTTTAAATTTAGAAAAAACCGTTACTTCGCTTTTGGCAGGCGCAGGTGTGATTGGCTTGGCATTGAGTTTTGCCTTTCAAGATTTGGCAACTAATTTTATTTCAGGTCTTTTTATTATGATAGAACGCCCCTTCAATATTGGAGATTTTATAGAAACTAATGGATTTGAAGGACACATAGAGCGCATTGGTATCCGTTCCATCGTGATAAAGACCTTAGACGAGCAGCATGTTATCATTCCCTCGAAGGATATTTTTCAGCAGCCGCTCAAAAATTACAACTTAGGCATAGAGCGGCGCGTAACTTTGGCAGTCGGGATTTCTTATGGCGAGGAGTTGGAAAAAATCCGTCAGGTTACAAAAAAAGCCGTAGAGCCGCTCGAACAAGTGGTGCAGCAAAAAGGGATTCACGTGCATTTTTACGAATTTGGCGATAGTTCTATCAATTTCGAGTTGCGATTTTGGATAAAAAGTTCCGACCCAATGTACTTCTTGGAGGCGCGAAGTGCTGCAATTATGGCTATCAAACGCGCCTATGATGCCAACCAAATCGTCATTCCGTTCCCCATTCGCACCCTTGCTTTTGACATCAAAGGCGGAAAAGGTTTGGAGGAGGTTCTCAAAAATAGCCAGTCCAAACCGCAGTGAGGTTAAATTCTAAAAATCAAATGCAAATGTAGGGACAAGGCACTGCCTTGTCCGCAGTGAGATTGAAATAAAAAAGGGTTTCAGACTTAAAAAATAGAGCATAAGCCAAATTTTATTTCGTTTCTAATTGCACAAGACAAGTCCTTTTATAGAACTTAACATTACGGGGCGAAGATGGGGCTTTTATCGTTCTAACACTGCCAGCAAAGGTCTAATAACCGTTTTTATGCGACAAAAAATTATTTTTATTTTTTTTGCGATTTTTATTGTTTTTTTGTTGCTTTCTAATCAAACTACAAAAGCGCAGCAGCCTTGTAAATCTTTATTATTTGATTTGGAAAAAGAGGTATTTTTTTATGAATTTGATTACGATACTTTGCCAATTT
Above is a genomic segment from Hugenholtzia roseola DSM 9546 containing:
- a CDS encoding DUF4112 domain-containing protein; the protein is MKPQNNLSKNPQQATLPAELRWIERSSQILDEAFGIPATNVRFGLDPLIGMIPMVGDLLSFAISASMLIAVVRHGVSLSVLFKMLGNILVDYLVGLLPFLGDFFDFAFKANKRNLTLLQRYYATSHKESNKIVLWLVLLVFIIGMLALIGGVFFLIWGGIKSQIQNIS
- a CDS encoding UDP-N-acetylmuramoyl-tripeptide--D-alanyl-D-alanine ligase, producing the protein MQVISIEQLYEIYLKHRVISTDTRHLPANCLFFALKGKNFNGNAFAKDALLKGAAFVVIDQAEFCPESPWAERTLLVADVLESLQKLANFHRKKQNIPFIGLTGSNGKTTSKELLKTVLAKKYKVYATEGNLNNHIGVPLTLLRLPKEAEIAVIEMGANKVGDIAQLCDIAEPTHGFITNIGYAHIEGFGSYEGVLRGKTELYQFLRSHNGTVFIHSQDEVLSNMAKRFENPILYGTKNDYAFLTLEKVSPFIVYRDEEDQQVQTQLIGSYNFPNLAIAWAIGKYFGVSQKQANEALASYIPDNNRSQIIEKTKQQNKIILDAYNANPSSVAAALQNFDSIESNLPKIAILGDMYELGNIAQSEHRKIIDLAKSLKIDLILLCGKHYGEALSPSESVLHFEMKNDLVQYLQQKTIAQSLVLIKASRGLGLETLVESL
- a CDS encoding mechanosensitive ion channel family protein, with translation MKELTLAQLIERAYLQLIEKLIGWYDELIKLFPNLLLAILVIFFVNYLAIGAKRVVEKVVRRLSSSPQVLSVVRGIVFYLVWIAGLMVALNVLNLEKTVTSLLAGAGVIGLALSFAFQDLATNFISGLFIMIERPFNIGDFIETNGFEGHIERIGIRSIVIKTLDEQHVIIPSKDIFQQPLKNYNLGIERRVTLAVGISYGEELEKIRQVTKKAVEPLEQVVQQKGIHVHFYEFGDSSINFELRFWIKSSDPMYFLEARSAAIMAIKRAYDANQIVIPFPIRTLAFDIKGGKGLEEVLKNSQSKPQ